The following proteins are co-located in the Gossypium hirsutum isolate 1008001.06 chromosome A02, Gossypium_hirsutum_v2.1, whole genome shotgun sequence genome:
- the LOC107952006 gene encoding zinc finger CCCH domain-containing protein 30 produces the protein MNRLTLETEDIFAILLELAANNDVEGLKRTIEHDPSVVDEVGLWYGRRKGSKQIVHEERTALMVAATYGSIGVIKLILSSSDADVNRVCGHEKSTALRCAASGGTVNAVDVVKLLLAAGADANMVDANGHRPVDIIGFPPKLQAVKLTLQELLATESSVIEQNLRVSTAVANSGSLSPSRDNGSPSCSDSLPKLKSTAAPISTLEKKEYPMDPSLPDIKNSIYSTDEFRMYSFKVRPCSRAYSHDWTECPFVHPGENARRRDPRKFHYSCVPCPDFHKGACRRGDICEYAHGVFECWLHPAQYRTRLCKDGINCARRVCFFAHTAEELRPLYVSTGSAVLSPRSGTSAATAMDFAAALSLLPGSPSSVSVMSPSPFTSPISPSAKGMPHSNVAWPQPNVPALHLPGSNLQLIRLRSSLNARDIPAEDFNLLPDFGVQQQQLVNELSSLSQPSMSSNSMNRSGRLKTLTPSNLEDLFSTESSSPQYSDQALAAVVFSPSHKSAVLNQFQQQSSMLSPINTNFSPKSKEHPLLQVSLSGRMSPRNVEPISPMSSRVSMLAQLEKQQFRCLSSRELGSDSPASISSPVNSWSKWGSSNGKPDWAVNADELGKHHASFELSNGDEPDLSWVQSLVKESPTEMKEKMKASVLDVPSNASKSEGSNTNSQVDPLDHTVLGAWLEQMQLDQLVALQN, from the coding sequence ATGAATCGCTTGACTTTAGAGACTGAAGATATTTTTGCAATCTTGCTTGAGCTTGCTGCAAATAATGATGTTGAAGGCCTTAAACGCACCATTGAACACGATCCTTCAGTTGTTGATGAGGTAGGGTTGTGGTATGGTCGTAGGAAGGGCTCGAAGCAGATAGTTCATGAGGAAAGAACCGCTTTGATGGTTGCTGCTACGTATGGTAGCATTGGTGTTATTAAACTGATCCTTTCTTCATCAGATGCCGATGTTAATCGTGTGTGTGGACACGAAAAAAGCACAGCCCTTCGTTGTGCTGCTTCTGGTGGGACCGTCAATGCTGTTGATGTTGTGAAACTGCTTTTAGCAGCTGGTGCTGATGCGAATATGGTTGATGCAAATGGTCATCGTCCTGTTGATATTATTGGTTTTCCTCCGAAGCTTCAAGCTGTGAAATTAACTCTTCAAGAACTTCTTGCAACTGAGAGTTCTGTTATCGAGCAGAACTTAAGGGTGTCAACTGCAGTTGCAAACTCTGGTTCTCTATCGCCTTCTCGTGATAATGGCTCACCTTCTTGTTCAGACTCGCTTCCAAAGTTGAAGTCAACTGCCGCTCCTATTTCAACATTGGAGAAGAAAGAATATCCGATGGATCCATCTCTCCCGGACATCAAGAACAGCATCTATTCAACCGATGAGTTCAGGATGTATTCATTCAAGGTGCGGCCTTGTTCGCGTGCCTACTCCCATGATTGGACTGAGTGTCCGTTTGTTCACCCGGGGGAGAATGCTCGAAGAAGGGATCCTAGGAAGTTCCACTACAGTTGCGTTCCTTGCCCTGATTTTCACAAGGGAGCATGCAGGCGTGGAGATATATGTGAATATGCTCATGGTGTTTTTGAATGCTGGCTACACCCTGCGCAATACCGAACCCGGCTGTGCAAAGATGGTATTAATTGTGCAAGGAGAGTCTGCTTCTTTGCTCATACAGCTGAGGAACTTCGACCTTTGTATGTTTCCACCGGTTCTGCTGTTCTGTCCCCTCGTTCAGGTACTTCAGCTGCTACTGCAATGGATTTTGCTGCTGCCTTGAGTCTCCTGCCTGGATCACCTTCTTCTGTATCAGTTATGTCTCCATCTCCATTCACATCACCAATATCACCATCTGCGAAAGGAATGCCTCATTCTAATGTTGCCTGGCCTCAGCCTAATGTTCCAGCGCTGCACCTTCCAGGGAGTAATCTTCAACTGATTCGCCTACGGTCTTCTCTTAATGCTAGAGACATTCCAGCTGAAGACTTCAACCTGCTGCCTGATTTTGGTGTGCAGCAGCAACAGCTGGTGAACGAGTTATCTAGCCTCAGTCAGCCATCTATGAGTTCTAATTCTATGAATCGATCTGGTCGATTGAAAACCCTGACCCCATCAAATCTCGAAGATCTATTTTCCACCGAGAGCTCTTCACCCCAGTACTCTGATCAAGCATTGGCAGCAGTTGTTTTCTCACCTTCTCATAAATCTGCCGTTCTCAATCAATTTCAGCAGCAGTCAAGCATGCTATCACCCATTAAtacaaatttttctcctaaaaGTAAGGAGCATCCGCTATTGCAGGTGTCTCTATCTGGTAGGATGTCTCCTCGGAATGTGGAACCTATCTCGCCGATGAGCTCTCGAGTTTCAATGTTAGCTCAACTTGAGAAACAGCAGTTTCGCTGTCTAAGCTCTAGGGAACTTGGCTCTGACTCTCCTGCCAGTATTTCTTCCCCAGTAAATTCTTGGTCAAAATGGGGATCTTCCAATGGGAAGCCCGATTGGGCTGTCAATGCAGATGAGTTAGGCAAGCATCATGCTTCATTTGAGCTCAGCAACGGAGATGAGCCCGATTTATCATGGGTTCAATCCCTTGTTAAGGAATCTCCCACTGAGATGAAAGAGAAAATGAAGGCTTCGGTCTTGGATGTTCCGTCTAATGCCTCGAAAAGTGAGGGTTCTAATACAAACTCGCAAGTTGATCCGCTGGATCACACTGTGTTGGGAGCATGGCTCGAGCAAATGCAGCTTGATCAGCTTGTGGCTCTGCAAAACTGA